The genomic interval AGACGCGATATGACGGACACTCTGCTGTTCGGGCAGCTCAGTGACGAGGACCTTCGGGATCTGGCCGAGGAGGCCGGACGGGAGCTGGAGGACGCCTCCGCACTCACGATCCTGAAGTGGGCGAGCGACACCTTCGGGCCGAGCTTCTGCGTCACCTCCTCGATGGAGGACGCCGTGGTCGCCCATCTGGCGTCCCGGGTGATGCCGGGCGTGGACGTGGTCTTCCTGGACACCGGCTACCACTTCCCGGAGACCATCGGGACCCGGGACGCGGTGGACGCGGTGATGGACGTCAACGTCATCACGATCACCCCCCGGCAGACCGTGGCCGAACAGGACGTTGAGCACGGCGAGAAGCTGCACGACCGCGACCCCGACCTGTGCTGCGCGCTGCGCAAGGTGAAGCCGTTGGAGGACGGCCTGACCGCGTACGCCGCGTGGGCGACGGGCCTGCGCCGCGACGAGTCCCCGACCCGGGCGAACACCCCGGTCGTCGGCTGGGACGCCAAGCGCCGCAAGGTGAAGGTCTCCCCCATCGCCCGCTGGACCCAGGACGACGTGGACGCCTACGTCGCCGAGCACGGGGTGCTCACCAACCCGCTGCTGATGGACGGTTACGCCTCCGTCGGCTGCGCGCCCTGCACCCGCCGGGTGCTGGAGGGCGAGGACGCACGGGCCGGCCGCTGGGCCGGACGGGGCAAGACCGAATGCGGGCTGCACGGCTGATGACGACTGATCAGGAGAATTCGATGAGCGTGACGGAGACGGGAGCCACGATCTGGCTGACCGGTCTGCCGAGCGCGGGCAAGACCACCATCGCGTACGAGCTGGCGGGCCGGCTGCGGACCGAGGGACACCGGGTGGAGGTGCTCGACGGCGACGAGATCCGCGAGTTCCTCTCCGCGGGCCTCGGCTTCTCCCGCGAGGACCGGCACACCAACGTGGCCCGGGTCGGCTTCGTCGCCGAGCTGCTCGCCGCCAACGGCGTGAAGGTGCTGGTCCCCGTCATCGCCCCGTTCGCCGACAGCCGCGAGGCCGTCCGCAAGCGGCACGCCGCCGAGTCCACCACCTATCTGGAGGTGCACGTCGCGACGCCCGTCGAGGTGTGCTCCGTACGCGATGTGAAGGGGCTGTACGCCAAGCAGGCGGCCGGCGAGATCAGCGGTCTCACCGGGGTCGACGACCCCTACGAGGCGCCCGAATCGCCCGACCTGCGGATCGAGTCGCACCAGCAGACCGTGCAGGAGTCCGCAGCGGCGCTCCACGCGCTGCTCACCGAGAGGGGCCTGGCGTGAGCACCGTCGCCACCGTGCCGGAAGGCACCGTCAACCCGTACGCGCTCAGCCACCTGGACTCCCTGGAGTCGGAGGCGGTCCACATCTTCCGCGAGGTGGCGGGAGAGTTCGAGCGGCCGGTGATCCTGTTCTCCGGCGGCAAGGACTCCATCGTGATGCTGCACCTGGCGCTCAAGGCGTTCGCGCCCGCGCCGGTGCCGTTCACGCTGCTGCACGTGGACACCGGGCACAACTTCCCCGAGGTCCTGGAGTACCGCGACCGCACGGTGAAGAACCACGGGCTGCGGCTGCACGTCGCCTCCGTGCAGGAGTACATCGACG from Streptomyces sp. CA-278952 carries:
- a CDS encoding phosphoadenylyl-sulfate reductase produces the protein MTDTLLFGQLSDEDLRDLAEEAGRELEDASALTILKWASDTFGPSFCVTSSMEDAVVAHLASRVMPGVDVVFLDTGYHFPETIGTRDAVDAVMDVNVITITPRQTVAEQDVEHGEKLHDRDPDLCCALRKVKPLEDGLTAYAAWATGLRRDESPTRANTPVVGWDAKRRKVKVSPIARWTQDDVDAYVAEHGVLTNPLLMDGYASVGCAPCTRRVLEGEDARAGRWAGRGKTECGLHG
- the cysC gene encoding adenylyl-sulfate kinase codes for the protein MSVTETGATIWLTGLPSAGKTTIAYELAGRLRTEGHRVEVLDGDEIREFLSAGLGFSREDRHTNVARVGFVAELLAANGVKVLVPVIAPFADSREAVRKRHAAESTTYLEVHVATPVEVCSVRDVKGLYAKQAAGEISGLTGVDDPYEAPESPDLRIESHQQTVQESAAALHALLTERGLA